Proteins encoded together in one Planctomycetota bacterium window:
- a CDS encoding DUF4091 domain-containing protein: MGKARQWALLVAAVALGGCSLLPRKEPQMKSAVLWPVDPLVKVFRDTTPPPGPGAPYEALAARHEYESAQFVLRAAAPLTNVRARVEGLAEAEVSFVGFVPLRANTRKTPDDEVVRKAPGLFPDPLMPPTLEKLDADASLPIFVTFHVPKGQRPGVRKARLVVEADQGRLEQPFTVRIVKATLPDERTLAVTNWFAANGPRFKSFHGVDDWSDAHWTVLGHYARTMAAYRQNVVLTPIYSLIDFRVGTDGKLAFGFERFDRWVKLFQDAGVIGRIEGGHLGTRPGGEWTAPRFVIRLRVIEGGKVVEKWGHPGEPAVEEFLSQLLPALEKHLADRGWLGIYTQHLCDEPIKENAESYRILAALSRKYAPRLRRIDANHYADLVGSLDVWVPQLNYYDQALDFYRERQKAGDEVWIYTCLAPTGTYPNRLIDYSLLKVRLLHWVNFRFGATGYLHWGWNQWSVKDPFADVEPPHGGNIFLPPGDAWIVYPSKEHVLLSSLRFEAMRDGIEDYELLQLLAKKAPEKARSLAERLVPKIAAPEKDVATFRQVRRELLEALAE, encoded by the coding sequence ATGGGCAAGGCGAGGCAATGGGCGCTTCTCGTTGCCGCCGTCGCTCTCGGCGGCTGCTCCCTCCTTCCCCGAAAGGAGCCGCAGATGAAGTCCGCCGTCCTCTGGCCCGTGGACCCGCTGGTGAAGGTCTTCCGCGACACGACGCCGCCCCCCGGGCCGGGCGCCCCGTACGAGGCCCTGGCGGCGCGCCACGAGTACGAATCGGCGCAGTTCGTGCTGCGCGCCGCGGCGCCGCTCACGAACGTGCGCGCTCGCGTCGAGGGCCTGGCCGAGGCCGAGGTGAGCTTCGTGGGTTTCGTGCCCCTGCGGGCCAACACCCGCAAGACGCCCGACGACGAGGTGGTGCGCAAGGCCCCCGGCCTCTTCCCCGACCCGCTGATGCCGCCGACGCTGGAGAAGCTCGACGCCGACGCGAGCCTGCCCATCTTTGTCACATTCCACGTGCCGAAGGGCCAGCGCCCGGGCGTGCGCAAGGCCCGCCTCGTGGTCGAGGCCGACCAGGGGCGCCTCGAGCAGCCCTTCACCGTGCGCATCGTCAAGGCCACGCTGCCCGATGAGCGAACCCTCGCCGTGACCAACTGGTTCGCCGCCAACGGCCCGCGCTTCAAGAGCTTCCACGGCGTGGATGATTGGTCTGACGCCCACTGGACGGTGCTCGGCCACTACGCCCGCACCATGGCCGCCTATCGCCAGAACGTCGTCCTCACGCCCATCTACAGCCTCATTGACTTCCGGGTCGGCACCGATGGCAAGCTGGCCTTCGGCTTCGAGCGCTTCGACCGCTGGGTAAAGCTCTTCCAGGACGCGGGCGTCATCGGCCGGATCGAGGGCGGCCACCTGGGCACGCGGCCGGGCGGCGAGTGGACGGCGCCCCGATTCGTCATCCGGCTCCGCGTCATCGAGGGCGGCAAGGTGGTCGAGAAGTGGGGCCACCCCGGCGAGCCCGCCGTCGAGGAGTTTCTCTCCCAGTTGTTGCCCGCGCTGGAGAAGCACCTGGCTGATAGAGGCTGGCTGGGCATCTACACCCAGCACCTGTGCGACGAGCCAATCAAAGAAAATGCCGAGAGCTACCGTATCCTGGCCGCCCTCTCGAGGAAGTATGCCCCCCGGCTCCGCCGCATTGACGCTAATCACTACGCCGACCTCGTCGGCTCGCTCGACGTGTGGGTGCCCCAGCTCAACTACTACGACCAGGCGCTCGACTTCTACCGCGAGCGCCAGAAGGCCGGCGACGAGGTGTGGATCTACACCTGCCTCGCCCCCACGGGCACCTACCCTAACCGCCTGATTGACTACTCGCTGCTCAAGGTGCGGCTGCTCCACTGGGTGAACTTCCGCTTCGGCGCCACCGGCTACCTCCACTGGGGCTGGAACCAGTGGTCGGTGAAGGACCCCTTCGCCGACGTGGAGCCGCCGCACGGGGGGAACATCTTCCTGCCGCCCGGCGACGCGTGGATCGTCTATCCCTCTAAGGAACACGTGCTTCTCAGCTCGCTGCGCTTCGAGGCGATGCGCGACGGCATCGAAGACTACGAGCTGCTCCAGCTCCTCGCGAAGAAGGCGCCCGAGAAAGCCCGCTCCCTTGCCGAGCGTCTGGTGCCCAAGATCGCGGCGCCCGAGAAAGACGTGGCGACCTTCCGGCAGGTGAGGAGGGAACTGCTGGAAGCGCTGGCCGAATGA
- a CDS encoding DegT/DnrJ/EryC1/StrS family aminotransferase has product MKEKLALLGGPKAVTLPWPVYPIIGEEEVCAAVRTLLARQLSDTGRGGPVGAMEDAYAKRFGVKHAVGFSSGTSAIHAALFAVGVRPGTEVLTANHNWISGITAILHAGGTPVLCDVKRGAFHIDPAEIRRKAGPHTKAVVVTHIWGLPADMDPIMKTARELGLAVVEDCSHAHGAVYKERLVGTIGDIGCFSLQGSKAIVAGEGGVLVTNSRRLAQRALVPGHHPGRIGWALTLKETKPFAQAGGMWTYRIMPVCAAIAAAQLGKLDTFNAARQANFDRLHTRLRKSVPFIRWPKLPPRSKRGWYSTPAFFTLEREGISRSRFVEAVRAEGAPVGGEGYTDWSRIPLLQDMKLFSQMFVPRHANGVEFRPVPPGSLPNNEWLRAHMMLFPIPAVESPALMDQVAEAVEKVAANLPALARYKPRKPRKGARR; this is encoded by the coding sequence GTGAAGGAGAAGCTGGCGCTGCTCGGCGGGCCGAAGGCGGTGACGCTGCCTTGGCCCGTCTACCCGATCATCGGAGAGGAAGAGGTGTGCGCCGCGGTGAGGACGCTCCTGGCGCGGCAGCTCTCGGATACCGGCCGTGGCGGCCCCGTGGGCGCGATGGAGGACGCCTACGCGAAGCGGTTCGGGGTGAAGCACGCCGTCGGGTTCTCCTCGGGGACCTCGGCCATCCACGCCGCGCTGTTCGCCGTCGGCGTGAGGCCGGGTACCGAGGTACTGACGGCGAACCACAACTGGATTTCGGGCATCACGGCCATCCTCCATGCGGGCGGCACGCCGGTGCTGTGCGACGTGAAGCGCGGGGCGTTCCACATTGATCCCGCCGAGATTCGCCGTAAGGCCGGCCCGCACACGAAGGCCGTGGTGGTCACGCACATCTGGGGCCTGCCGGCCGACATGGACCCGATTATGAAGACGGCGCGGGAGCTCGGCCTGGCGGTCGTCGAGGACTGCTCACACGCGCACGGGGCGGTCTACAAGGAGCGGCTCGTGGGCACCATCGGCGACATCGGCTGCTTCAGCCTCCAGGGCAGCAAGGCCATCGTGGCGGGCGAGGGCGGGGTGCTCGTGACGAACAGCCGCCGTCTCGCCCAGCGCGCGCTCGTGCCCGGCCACCACCCCGGCCGCATCGGCTGGGCGCTCACCCTCAAGGAGACCAAGCCCTTCGCCCAGGCGGGCGGCATGTGGACCTACCGCATCATGCCGGTGTGCGCCGCCATTGCCGCGGCCCAGCTCGGGAAGCTCGACACGTTCAATGCCGCCCGGCAGGCGAACTTCGACCGGCTCCACACGCGGCTGAGGAAAAGCGTGCCCTTCATCCGCTGGCCGAAGCTCCCGCCGCGCTCGAAGCGCGGCTGGTACAGCACGCCCGCTTTTTTCACGCTGGAGCGCGAGGGCATCAGCCGCAGCCGCTTTGTCGAGGCCGTGCGGGCCGAGGGCGCGCCCGTGGGCGGCGAGGGCTACACCGACTGGAGCCGCATCCCGCTGCTCCAGGACATGAAGCTCTTCTCGCAGATGTTCGTGCCGCGGCACGCCAACGGCGTGGAGTTCCGGCCCGTGCCGCCGGGGTCGCTGCCCAACAACGAGTGGCTTCGAGCGCACATGATGCTCTTCCCCATCCCCGCGGTCGAATCGCCCGCTCTCATGGACCAGGTGGCGGAGGCGGTGGAGAAGGTGGCCGCCAACCTCCCCGCCCTGGCCCGCTACAAGCCCAGGAAGCCCCGGAAAGGAGCCCGCCGATGA
- a CDS encoding arylsulfatase, translated as MKRRDFLGVAAAAMAAPRVTLGQEKAPVKPNVLLIITDDQGYGDLGCHGNDKIKTPHLDKLAAESVEFTQFYVCPVCAPTRASLMTGRYNYRTGAIDTYLGRAMMHSDEVTIAEFLAAAGYRTGIFGKWHLGDNYPLRPMDQGFQEALTHKGGGLCQPSDFPGNPGYFDPILDHNGKPEKTKGYCTDVYTDAALKFIEASKDRPWFCYHATNAPHIPLQVDDQYAEPYRKMGLGENTAKVYGMVTNIDENVGRLLAKLKELGLEENTIVIFLGDNGPCGSQRDKGQPFRFNAGLRDQKGTVYDGGIRVPFFLRWPARVKGGRKIETIAAHIDVLPTLLAACGLTPPPDLKLDGLSLLPLLTGDKSPWPDRTLYTQWHRGDEPLLYRSCMARTQRWKLVNGKELYDMAADPGEKNDVAAKNPEVVARMRKGYEEWFKDVSATRGFDPPRIVLGAPEENPSLLTRQDWRGPRAGWSPESLGHWEVAVARAGKYRIRLLFAPVAAEASVQCGIGAARVTAIVPKGAREATLDDMALEPGDARLEAWVQTAEATVGVHYVEVKRLD; from the coding sequence ATGAAGCGCAGAGATTTCCTCGGCGTCGCCGCCGCGGCGATGGCGGCACCCCGCGTGACCCTCGGCCAGGAGAAGGCGCCCGTGAAGCCCAATGTGCTGCTGATCATCACCGACGACCAGGGCTACGGCGACCTCGGCTGCCACGGTAATGACAAGATCAAGACGCCCCACCTCGACAAACTCGCGGCCGAGAGCGTGGAGTTCACGCAGTTCTACGTCTGCCCCGTGTGCGCGCCCACGCGCGCCAGCCTGATGACCGGGCGCTACAACTACCGCACGGGCGCCATTGACACCTACCTCGGCCGGGCCATGATGCACAGCGACGAGGTGACGATCGCCGAGTTCCTCGCCGCCGCGGGCTACCGCACCGGTATCTTCGGCAAGTGGCACCTCGGCGACAATTACCCTCTCCGCCCCATGGACCAGGGCTTCCAGGAGGCCCTCACCCACAAGGGCGGCGGACTTTGCCAGCCGTCCGACTTCCCCGGCAATCCCGGCTACTTCGATCCCATACTCGATCACAACGGCAAGCCGGAGAAGACGAAGGGCTACTGCACCGACGTCTACACGGATGCCGCGCTGAAGTTCATCGAGGCGAGCAAGGACAGGCCCTGGTTCTGCTACCATGCCACCAACGCGCCCCACATCCCGCTCCAGGTGGACGACCAGTACGCGGAGCCGTACCGCAAGATGGGCCTGGGTGAGAACACGGCCAAAGTCTATGGCATGGTGACGAACATTGACGAGAACGTGGGGCGGCTCCTCGCGAAGCTCAAGGAGCTTGGGCTGGAGGAGAACACGATCGTCATCTTCCTCGGCGACAACGGCCCTTGCGGTTCGCAACGCGACAAGGGGCAGCCCTTCCGCTTCAACGCCGGCCTCCGCGACCAGAAGGGCACCGTCTACGACGGTGGCATCCGCGTGCCGTTCTTCCTCCGCTGGCCTGCGCGGGTCAAGGGCGGTCGCAAGATCGAGACCATCGCGGCGCATATTGACGTGTTGCCTACGCTGCTCGCGGCCTGCGGGCTCACGCCGCCGCCCGACCTCAAGCTCGACGGCCTGAGCCTTCTGCCGCTGCTCACCGGCGACAAGTCGCCGTGGCCCGACCGCACGCTCTACACTCAGTGGCACCGCGGGGATGAGCCGCTCCTCTACCGCTCCTGCATGGCCCGCACCCAGCGCTGGAAGCTGGTGAACGGCAAGGAACTCTACGACATGGCCGCCGACCCCGGCGAGAAGAACGACGTGGCGGCGAAGAACCCCGAGGTCGTGGCCAGAATGCGCAAGGGCTACGAGGAGTGGTTCAAGGACGTGTCGGCCACCCGGGGCTTCGACCCGCCGCGCATCGTGCTAGGCGCGCCCGAGGAGAACCCCAGCCTGCTCACGCGGCAGGACTGGCGCGGCCCCCGCGCCGGCTGGAGCCCCGAGTCGCTCGGCCACTGGGAGGTTGCCGTGGCGCGGGCCGGCAAGTACCGCATCCGCCTGCTCTTCGCGCCCGTGGCCGCCGAGGCCTCGGTGCAGTGTGGGATCGGCGCCGCGCGCGTCACCGCCATCGTGCCCAAGGGCGCGAGGGAGGCCACGCTGGACGACATGGCTCTCGAGCCCGGCGACGCGCGCCTCGAGGCCTGGGTGCAGACCGCCGAGGCCACTGTGGGCGTTCACTACGTGGAGGTGAAGCGCCTCGACTAG